CAGACATGattcattaaaataaacaattgtatCAACAaccataacaaataataattgGAATTCGCTTTAAATCTTATTTGTATTTCTACCTGACTATAAATCTTTAGGCTAATATCAGTAGTAACTCCGGCTACGACGATACATGTACCGACACTAATCTTTTTTGATTTGGTAATGTGCTAAAATAGTTGAGTATTTTATGAGTGACGAAATGAAATGATGGAAGCGAAATGCAAgcaattaataaaaacaataatggAGAGGAACAACCATTTCGTTAATAAAGAATGTTTTACCACTAACTGTTATACAGCCTTGAAAAAGACATAAAAATAGTATAATATCCGTACAAAAGAGTTGTGGTATACATGGTGTTTATCTAAATTAAAAAGATTTTGTCCCATTTGTCCCCTAAATATCCGTTATCTGCTCTCAATAACTGGTATTAAAATTATAGCAGTTTACATcgtttacaaatatttatttactattCACTTAAATAATCAAAGCAAATCATTTGAATTAACAGAATTAAAATACCTATAACTTACTATCTAAGTGTCGGAGAATCACAAATAGATCACGTACGAATGAATATGccaataaaacaatgaaatgaaaGGCGTCTAAAGATAGTACAAAAAAACCACAAAGTCACTCGAGTCACTTGTATCTGACAGAGAAAACTTCGTCAGAGCCCTGTACAAGTCAATTTCAATAATACAAAGtacaaaaacaccaaaaaaatcGTAATTCTGACAGGGTAAACTTCGTGAGAAGCCAGTGTAAGTCATTTTCATTAATACAAAGTACAGAAGACATATGAAGCTAATCGTTTCAATATTTCCCAGAATGCATTTCGTTTTTTCTTATTCTGAAAGAAAAAACTCCATGTGACCTCCGGGCTCCAGGGAACTTAGTTAAAAGTAAAGTTCCATTAGTATTGCATAGGTGTGATAAATATTGGTGGATCAATACTTCGATAACGGAACCATTGGTGCTTCAATTCCATACATCGTGCTTGAATTGAATGTATTAGACTTACTCATTCCAAACTGTTGCATAGTTTTTGTGATCATGCTTGCATCATGTGACCCTGGCTCAGAATATACCAAAAGATTAATGTCCCCGTATTCGAACGTCGAACATTTTCTGAGATGCTCTGCCATATGAAGTAAGAAAGTCTCCTCTGTGAAGTTACCATATATTTCTACATTGTACCGAATTCCGTTAGGCACGATGTAGCCAACAGCCAGTGTAATGCATTCGAAGCTGCCGGAGTCTCCATCTTTGCACTCGCTGCCCAATATGTGACAAAAGTCGTTGAAGAAATGATCGACATTAGAAGCCAGCAGACGATAAGGCACCCAATCGACAATGATTCTCCCTTGTGGAAACAACCTGTCTGTGTTTGCTTTTGATGACAGTAGTTTCTGTAAGTCACCCTTGTTCAAGATCCTCATTGGTATGTTGTCAACTGTAGGGAGAAATGGGACTACCTTTGAAACTCCTCCATGGTAGAACAAGATATCCTAAAACgaatatcattgtattgtcacAAGCTATCGATAAAGCATTTTACCATTCCTTTCAATTGTATTAAACcttgataatttatgtataattaatttACTGCAGTTTTCCTGCCTACATTGGATTGCTTTAAAGGGACTTATTTCGGTCATAGATAAAAACATGTCTTAACAAACAAGTGTTAATTGGAACGCGGCTCGTTACAGATGTCCTCAAACTTCCCCGCAGTTGATAGTGAAGCTTAAATAAACCACAATATTGATCCTTAAGTCATAATACGATTAACacaatatttcatcaatattgaCCATCTTAATTTACACCAATCAGAAGACAGTAAAATACTACATCACATATTGAACAGTAGAGGCCTTCATTTCATTACCATTGCAACCAAGTTACATGTCAGCAAAatccggtgtaacgttgaaagTGGACCCCGTTGAAAATTGACCCTAGGTCAGTTTTTAATGTTGAATATGGATCCTGTATCAGTTTCCTCGCTGAATATGGACCCTGAGTGCTGTTAAAAATTGGTCTTAAAATAAAAGGTCATTTCTCGACGGATGGTATGTTGAAAATTGACTGTTCAACTCAAGCTTCACCGATGAAGAATGCGCTGATGGTTCAATTTCCAACTGCATTCAGGGTCAATATTCAATGTTGAAAACTGACCACgagtcattttttaaaagagggtccattttcaacgttagACAGGCAATACCTTAATTTTAACTTATTAGAAGCGAAAACATTGCGGCCAATCTTTTGTAATCCAGAAATAGAAGTCGCGGTCGTTTTTATAGTGTCATAAAACACCTACATGCCAAATTCGGACGATCCAGTACTATTCTCACTGGAGTATGTCACGGCACTCCTTAAGCAGTCATgatttattaatgaaaataagtatttatatttcaaatttccaGAAGCCAGTAAATCATCTGATTACAACACGGATTTCACCATTATGCTTATTATGTCATACCACACCGATCAGGTAACGGCCTCCACTgtccagtttttttttgtttgcttacattttttttttaattttagagCGTACCTTGTAC
The window above is part of the Pecten maximus chromosome 2, xPecMax1.1, whole genome shotgun sequence genome. Proteins encoded here:
- the LOC117319359 gene encoding uncharacterized protein LOC117319359 gives rise to the protein MDVIECRKVGIEDFDDVMSIRDVNDGLDYLPALYRTFMADHTGYAVIVNKTMVAFQCVTFIDDGETIILRALLMRKGYEGRGLVYRLRAFIQQDMAGKPRLKRYVFTTGNEAILQKVLKERRGELIVQRDILFYHGGVSKVVPFLPTVDNIPMRILNKGDLQKLLSSKANTDRLFPQGRIIVDWVPYRLLASNVDHFFNDFCHILGSECKDGDSGSFECITLAVGYIVPNGIRYNVEIYGNFTEETFLLHMAEHLRKCSTFEYGDINLLVYSEPGSHDASMITKTMQQFGMSKSNTFNSSTMYGIEAPMVPLSKY